The following proteins are co-located in the Nonlabens ponticola genome:
- the dnaJ gene encoding molecular chaperone DnaJ: MADFYDILGISKGASTAEIKKAYRKKAIEFHPDKNPGDETAEANFKKAAEAYETLSDPQKKARYDQLGHQAYTSGGGQGFGGGGGFGGMDMDDIFSQFGDIFGGGGGGFSGFGGFGGRGGQRRVKGKDLRIRVSLTLEEAANGVEKKVKVKRKKQAPGVTYKTCTTCNGSGQVTKIQNTILGRMQTSAPCNVCGGAGQMIDSKPAGADAQGLIVDEETVSIKIPAGVESDMRLKVGGKGNEAPGNGISGDLLVDIEVKPHDELQREGNNLHYDLYVSVPDAVLGTTKEIKTVTGKVRIPIEAGIQSGKILRLRGKGMPSLNGYGNGDLLVHVNVWTPRTLTKEQKEFFESMKTDSSFEPAPEKGDKSFFEKVKDMFS; this comes from the coding sequence ATGGCAGATTTTTATGACATTTTAGGTATTTCAAAAGGTGCCAGCACAGCAGAGATTAAAAAGGCCTATCGCAAGAAGGCTATCGAGTTTCACCCAGATAAAAATCCGGGCGACGAGACTGCCGAGGCTAATTTCAAAAAAGCAGCCGAAGCCTATGAAACCCTAAGCGATCCACAGAAGAAAGCTAGGTACGACCAGTTGGGTCACCAGGCCTATACGAGTGGCGGCGGTCAAGGTTTTGGCGGTGGCGGCGGTTTTGGCGGTATGGATATGGACGACATATTCAGCCAGTTTGGTGATATTTTCGGCGGTGGTGGCGGCGGATTCTCTGGTTTTGGAGGATTTGGTGGTCGTGGTGGCCAGCGCAGAGTTAAAGGAAAAGATCTGAGAATTAGAGTCTCCTTGACGCTTGAAGAAGCAGCCAATGGTGTTGAGAAAAAAGTAAAGGTCAAGCGCAAGAAACAAGCGCCTGGTGTTACCTATAAAACTTGTACCACATGTAATGGATCTGGTCAAGTGACCAAGATTCAAAATACCATTTTGGGTCGCATGCAAACTAGTGCACCTTGTAATGTTTGTGGTGGCGCTGGACAAATGATTGATTCAAAACCTGCTGGTGCAGATGCTCAAGGACTTATTGTTGATGAGGAAACAGTATCGATCAAGATACCTGCTGGTGTAGAAAGTGATATGCGTCTTAAAGTAGGTGGCAAAGGTAATGAGGCACCTGGCAATGGTATAAGCGGTGATTTACTAGTCGATATAGAGGTAAAGCCACACGACGAGTTGCAACGTGAAGGAAACAATCTACACTATGATCTTTATGTGAGCGTACCAGACGCCGTATTGGGAACTACTAAAGAGATTAAGACCGTGACAGGTAAGGTGCGTATTCCTATCGAAGCAGGAATTCAATCTGGCAAAATCTTGAGATTGCGAGGTAAAGGAATGCCTAGTCTCAATGGCTATGGAAACGGTGACCTACTAGTTCATGTCAACGTATGGACACCACGTACCTTAACTAAGGAGCAAAAGGAGTTTTTTGAAAGTATGAAAACAGATAGCTCTTTTGAACCTGCACCAGAGAAAGGAGATAAATCTTTCTTTGAAAAGGTAAAAGACATGTTTTCTTAA
- a CDS encoding nucleotide exchange factor GrpE, producing MGKKNKKEEKEVLQEEQLQQEESEQEQQEEERSEVEVLEEAVKMEKDKFLRLFAEFENFKRRTAKERIELFKTAGEGVLKDMIPVMDDFDRAMIEIAKSDDEQLTTGVTLIHNKLKNTLNSKGLEVIEVNPGDTFDAEDHEAVTHIPAPNDEMKGKIIDVIEKGYKLGDKTVRYPKVVIGK from the coding sequence ATGGGAAAGAAGAATAAAAAAGAGGAAAAAGAAGTATTGCAAGAAGAGCAATTGCAACAAGAGGAAAGCGAGCAAGAGCAGCAAGAAGAGGAACGCAGTGAGGTTGAGGTGCTTGAGGAAGCCGTCAAAATGGAAAAGGACAAATTCTTGAGGCTGTTTGCAGAGTTTGAAAACTTCAAGAGGCGTACTGCCAAGGAGCGCATCGAGCTTTTTAAAACCGCGGGCGAAGGCGTATTGAAGGACATGATACCTGTAATGGACGATTTTGATCGTGCGATGATCGAGATCGCCAAATCTGACGATGAGCAATTGACAACAGGCGTTACCCTGATTCATAACAAGTTGAAGAATACGCTCAACTCTAAAGGACTTGAGGTCATTGAAGTAAATCCTGGCGATACCTTTGATGCAGAGGATCATGAGGCAGTGACCCACATACCAGCACCTAATGATGAGATGAAGGGAAAGATCATTGATGTGATCGAGAAAGGATATAAATTGGGCGACAAGACAGTGCGTTACCCTAAAGTAGTGATAGGCAAATAA